The genomic stretch attttcgggttttataaaccccctcccacattcatttcttcattccttcattcataacactactcaaaaccctcaaaaccctcatcctctccatcacaaaaacaaaattcctcaacaacattcaccaaaatcaaatcaaaacatccttttaacaacaaatcaatcactcctttttcaacaaaaatcaaaaccaagcacaaaatcttcaacctttgagtcgatttttgaattcataaaggcaaagcctttcatctttaaatcgatttgggcgtactagaattgaagatttttcactctttcttggttaattcatcaatggcaaggactaagggagcaacaaaggcaacaaaggcaaagatGCTTTCATTAAGGGAAaagactcttcaagcaaagaaagcattggctatggtggtagcaaacccaaacttggaagtgcaacaacaacaacaacctcccatgggagcaacaacatctactactccggaaattgatcaacttgcaaactatccggaggtaattttcatttccaaatcccatagggacacttttgccaagtttgctagaaaatcatttcaatccaccaagtttatttgtgaagataccttagaaaaattgggtgtccttgagcaaactagagcctttttcaaagccatggggttggagaaattgtttgaatcaaaagaattgacatacccctcccttaccttagaatttttgagttctttgaaagttaacaaggttgagaccatggagaccatcgagtttcgtctagctaatgttagtaggcgcatctcctttgaggaaatgggtaaagctttgggtcttagtgattctccgagttattttaagaatgttggcaaatatgactccgaccctctttgggaggcgatttccggaaggaaatttgaagactttcatgcgagtcgtgctcttttagtccaccatccgggcataagagtagggcacaaggtcgtagggaacaccatcaatgcaagaaaagacaccaaccatttcaccaaactcgattttgttcttcttgagtcggctttgaacgttggtaggaaattcaccaagccttttaactttctaaggctcttggtggatagatggttaaatattgattgtgggaagaaaggcactaccattattgtgaatggaggcctagtcactatcctagctaaatactttgatccaaacttcaacaaagataacaagtatgaggcgaaagaaggtggtcatctcgttgatttgcatactatgatacacaagtacaagtgggttgcccataaccctcttgacaccaagtatggatggctcactagtgaggctagttctttcactttgccttcaaagatttgtcgattgagtgtccaccggaccaattatctacttcccctttcaaaagaggccgagtatattatccaacaacaaaagggtgaacttgaaataccctcctcttccattatcacaccaccttacccttttgagtaccaagagttcaagccggaaggtgttgaagcaagaaatgattatttgactcttctcatgcaagcaatgcacaagcaagcctttgaggatcggaaaaatgcttacttagctcaatatccacccctcttacacttagctaggcaaggactacttgacccatcatgtcctttgcctagttgggcggataaggaagtcctatttccgagtgcatctagggttgttccgggtgataatgaggttgttggtaatgaagaagttgatgataacattaatgaggaagcaagtgaagaaggagaagaggatgatgagcaaggtgaagaacaaggtgaagaagcaagtgaagagggaagtggcaatgagaccacttctaatgaggatgatgatgatagtgatgatatgatggaagattagcaagctttggaggctcctaccctctcaaggtttgtctatttctctctttgttctatttatttatttttcttgatcattgttggagtagtcctagcaccattgaggactcacacctcggtacttttgaggtgttctcattttattgttcccacctttcaaaatccaaaatgacaaattagtttcatgcattgcatagtgtgtgcatgaactacacccatccttggacattagcaataatgtctagttcggtttggggaagttaatgcatacacaacgggaggtaatctaaattatcctctccgtcataaacaaaaaccatgcatcatgtagtatagattagtgtagattgcatttagtgtagaaatcatgcatcatatttgcataatttcccatcattttggccattgaggacaatgcccatattagtgtggggatggggaattcagATGGACTATCCCCCTTCGGTCTGATAGCTGCTCTTTCTATGCTCAACTCGTGCGTTTCCCACGGCAAGTTCCTGGTGGGTCGGGCTTATAGCCTCTTCCGCCATTGCAGGCCTAAGCTCAGATGGACTATCCCCCTTCGGTCTGATAGCATCCTTCCAAAACACCGCATTTGTGTTATCCAAGCTGTGCAGCACCAGCTTGCTACTGTTGACAATATCAACAGGCGGGGTCTTATGCTTGTCAATAGATGTTGCCTTTGTATGGCTGCCCAAGAGTCACATCGACATTTGTTTTTCAGATGCTCCTTCTCTCAACAGGTTAGACGTAACATGTTAGCTTGGCTTGGGGTTTCGGGCTCGAGCTCTGACATTGATATTAAAAATTACCTATACAAAATCAGTGCGGGGAACAAATGTAACAGTTGGAGGAATATTCTATCGGGTTGTAGTGCCGCGGGTATGGTCTACGCCATCTGGGAGGAGAGGAACAATCGTCTTTTTGGAGAAGTACAAGCTACACCGGAGATAGTCGCGTCTAAGCTCCAAAGTATTTTGAAAATCCGCCTTTCTGATAACCAGCATCCTCGGATTAGACAGTGGT from Silene latifolia isolate original U9 population chromosome 2, ASM4854445v1, whole genome shotgun sequence encodes the following:
- the LOC141640965 gene encoding uncharacterized protein LOC141640965, which gives rise to MGNSDGLSPFGLIAALSMLNSCVSHGKFLVGRAYSLFRHCRPKLRWTIPLRSDSILPKHRICVIQAVQHQLATVDNINRRGLMLVNRCCLCMAAQESHRHLFFRCSFSQQVRRNMLAWLGVSGSSSDIDIKNYLYKISAGNKCNSWRNILSGCSAAGMVYAIWEERNNRLFGEVQATPEIVASKLQSILKIRLSDNQHPRIRQWLDFTN